The Gemmatimonadaceae bacterium nucleotide sequence CCCATACACCAACTTGTTGACCAGCAGGAAATCACCCACCAGCAACGTCCGTTCCATGCTGCCGGACGGGATTTTGTAGGCTTCTACGAAGAACGTGTGCAACACCAGAAAGAGCAGCACGGCGGCCGGAAACACCTTGGCCCACTCCCACAGCCAGGACAGTCGCAACGCGCGCGGTGCGCGCGTGCGACCGTTCGCCGCGCGCAACGCGCTCGCGCGCAACTCGGCGTCTGGAGGTGATCCTGGTACGGACGTCATGACGTGGGCGGCAACCGGTAAAGGCGTCGTGAGTGCTAGTAGTTGTCGATCTGCGCGCGTTGCAGCGCGCCGGAGTAGTCCACGTACCCCACCTTCGTTTCCGAATAGAACTCGTACACTTCCCAGCCGCCTTCGCGATGCCCGTTGCCGGTTTGCTTCACCCCGCCAAACGGCAGGTGCGCTTCGGCGCCAATGGTGGGCGCGTTCACGTAGGTGATGCCGTTGTCCAGATCCTGCATGGCGCGGAAAGCCACGTTCACGTTGGACGTATACACCGAAGACGACAGTCCGTACCGGACGTCATTGTTCACCGTGAAGGCCTCTTCGACGTCGTCGACCTTGATGACCGAAAGCACCGGACCAAAAATCTCTTCCTGCTCCAGGCGCGATCCGGCCGTGACGCCGGCAAAAATCGTGGGCTGGAAGAAGAAACCGTTGTCGAGCGTGCCGCCCGTTGCCCGCTGTCCGCCGCACACCAGCGTCGCCCCCTGCGCGCGACCAATCTCGATGTACTCCTCAACCTTGGCGCGCGCCGCGGCATTCACCAACGGCCCCACGTCCGTGCCGGCTTCGCGACCATCGCCCAGTCGCAAGGCCGACGCGCGTTTGGCCAGACGCTCCACGAACTGGTCATGAATACCGGCCTGCAACACCAGTCGGCTGGTGGCGGTGCAGCGCTGACCCGTGGTGCCAAACGCGCCCCACAGCACGCCGTCCAGCGCGAGATCGAGATCGGCATCGTTGAGCACGATCTGCGCGTTCTTGCCACCCATTTCCAGAGAGAGACGCTTGTGCAGGCGGCCGCATGTCTCACCAACCAGGCTGCCAGTCTCCGTTGAGCCGGTGAACGAAATCACCGGCACGTGCGGATGCTCGACCATCGCCTTGCCAATGACGCTGCCCTTCCCGTACACCAGTTGAATCACTTCCGGCGGCAGTCCCGCGGCCAGCAGGATTTCCACCAGTGCGGTCGCCGTGTGCGGCACGTCTTCGGCCGGCTTGAGCACCACCGAGTTGCCGCACAACAGCGCGGGAAACGTCTTCCAGGTGGGAATGGCCATCGGGAAGTTGAACGGGGTGATGAGCCCGCACACCCCGATGGGGCGGCGCATGCTCATGGCCCACTTGTTGGCCAGTTCGCTGGGCACGGTGTGGCCAAACAG carries:
- a CDS encoding aldehyde dehydrogenase family protein gives rise to the protein MSNTFKNFIGGQWVAPSTGNYFENRNPADQRDLIGRFPQSGVEDVHAAIDSARRGFEGWKRTPAPARGDVLRRVGDLMAARKEEIANLMTREMGKPLAETRGDVQEGIDTAYYAATEGRRLFGHTVPSELANKWAMSMRRPIGVCGLITPFNFPMAIPTWKTFPALLCGNSVVLKPAEDVPHTATALVEILLAAGLPPEVIQLVYGKGSVIGKAMVEHPHVPVISFTGSTETGSLVGETCGRLHKRLSLEMGGKNAQIVLNDADLDLALDGVLWGAFGTTGQRCTATSRLVLQAGIHDQFVERLAKRASALRLGDGREAGTDVGPLVNAAARAKVEEYIEIGRAQGATLVCGGQRATGGTLDNGFFFQPTIFAGVTAGSRLEQEEIFGPVLSVIKVDDVEEAFTVNNDVRYGLSSSVYTSNVNVAFRAMQDLDNGITYVNAPTIGAEAHLPFGGVKQTGNGHREGGWEVYEFYSETKVGYVDYSGALQRAQIDNY